TTAAATCGTTTCATATGTGGTCCTTATATTGTAAATCAATAGAACTTAATAAGCCTGTTCGGCTTCCAGCATGAATTAACTGACAATAGATGATCAGCGGGTATTTCGACGTGGTCACTCTACTTATTTAGAAGTATTGAATGCAATATTAATTGTTATTGTTTATGCCATAGGGCTCAAGTATTTATTTATTAATATGAGAAGTAATGTGCAAAAATGGTTCTTTATTAAAATTAGTGTTAATAATCTCATATTTTATCAATATTTTGTGTGATATGAGTTTTAATGAAACAGTTAATAACCCCATAATCAATATTTTTTTTACACAGTTAAATAACGCATTACTCCCTAATCTCTACAGGCTCAGGCTGAGAAGGTGCATGAAATTAAATTCATTAATAATTGCTAAAATAACAGCTCAGTTTTTAACAGATATGAGTTGATATTTAAAGGTCGTGGGGGAAGGTCGAAATCAAATTGGTTATGGCGGGATTTCCGGGAAACAGGTCAATATCCATTTAAGGTACACTACTTAAGGGAGAATATATAGAGATTGGGTCATTGTCCAATACGGTTTAGATCACAGAACCATAACCTTGCTAAAAAAGCTGTTAATTATCACAGTGCTTTACTCATTATATCTCAATACACTTGCGAAGTTGATTTGCCATTTGGCCAGATTGTTGAATGAGTCTTAATATTTAATACTCATTCAACCCTAATTTGAGGGGGAACCAGATGTTATTTCTGGGCTGTACCCGCAACTGTAACTGTTTACCTTTATGTACCTAGATTTATATTATAAATGAGTCGTATACATAGAGACAAATCAGAAGCCAGAGAACCCTAATCAACAAAAAAGCTGAATATCGGGCGGGCCTATCCGAATCACAGTTCAGGTAAGATTGGTATTATTATGTTAATTTATAAAGACATATCCTTAATACCACCTTTACTGGGAAAGAAGTATACCTTTTCTTCTTCAGCAAAATTTAACGTTCTTGGCCGGAACATCAGTTTTAGGATTTCTTCTTTTTGAAGAATAATTAAAATTTATGCCAGTAAATAATGTTATGTCAACTTCAGAAGTGCCTTTATCAATCAATACTCCTGTATTAGAAGGTAAAAGTTTACATCGAAGTTTTGGAAAACGAAAAGCTGTAGATAATGCAAGTTTTTGCATTAATCGTGGAGATATATGCGCTTTCTTAGGGCCTAATGGTGCGGGTAAAACAACGTTAATTAAGATGTTAACAGGCCTAATCTCCCCCGATTCTGGTGATATTTTATATGATGGTCATGCACATAGTACTGATCGACTAGCATTAAAACAGTTAATTGGCGTTGTTCCGCAACATAATAATATTGATCGAGAATTAACCCCCGTAGAAAACCTTACCGTACACGGTTTGTTGTATAAAATGCGTGGCAAAGCACTCACACATAGAATTAACGAAAGTTTAGCCTTCGCCGAACTTGAAGAACACCGAGATATCCCTTCAGAGAAATTATCAGGCGGAATGAAACGTAAGCTCGTCATAGCTCGTGCGCTTATGCACAATCCTAAAATTCTATTCCTTGACGAACCAACGGTAGGACTCGACCCTCATAGCCGACGTAAAATGTGGGATTTTTTATCCAAAATAAATAAAGAATTCGACTGTACCATTTTCCTCACCACTCATTATATAGAAGAAGCTGAAAGAATGGCCAGTAGGGTCATTTTTATCGATCGTGGCAAAATTATTGCAGACAGTAATGTAGAAACATTAAAGCAAGATTTAGGTTCTCATGTACTTGAAGTAGGGCAAGATCGTCGACAAGAGTTTTTTGCCAGCCGTGGGCATGCCATGAACCGATTAGCCGAATTAGCTGAAACAGTGAGTATCAGACAGACAACCCTTGAAGATGCCTTTTTACAAATGACAGGACAAAGGTTGGTTAAAAATGCTTAGTGGAGTTGTAGGGATTTATTACCGTGAAACCATGGTGCTTAGAAAGAAACTGTTGCGGGTTGTTATGGCTGCAGCCGTTCCACCTTTTCTTTATTTAATGGCATTTGGTTACGGTGTCGGAGAGGGAACATCTGTTAACGGGGTTGATTACTTAACATTTTTATTTCCAGGCTTACTCGCCATGGCCAGTATGAATCAAAGTTATAATATTGCGACTGAGATCAATATTAGTCGCTTTTACCTGAAAATTTTTGAAGAGTTTTTATTAGCACCGAATCAACGCTGGCAGGTTGTGGCAGCCCAAGTGTTATACGGAATGACACGAGGATTAATTCCTGTTGGCGTTATCATCTGTTATAGCGTGATATGTGGGGTGAGTTTACATTATTCGCTCGGTTTTGTGATTGCACTGTTAATGCACCTTATTGCATTCTCTTTAATGGGATTTATTGTTGCTTTAAAAATGCGTAACCACCGTGACCAAGCATCAATGACCGCATTTATTATTACCCCTATGATGTTTTTATCTGGCACATTTTTCCCTGTCGATCAGATGCCAACGATTATTCAAGTTGTGGCCGCTATATCACCACTGACTTACAGTGCTGATTTAATACGTACTGCATTACTTAATAGTGGTGATTTTAATTTTATGTCGTTAATCATCCTTATTGGTTTTAATTTAGTCTTATGTGCTGCAGCGCTTCATATCGCCGAGCGAGTAGAAACATGAAAATAATCTGTTTGGCCTGCCTAGTGATATTAAGCTTGATCGCAACACTAGTGGGTCCACATTGGATTAATCCATTTCATATGTCGGGTTTGGATGGCGACATCCTGACTCAGTTACGTGTACCAAGAGTACTTTTTGCCGCTGTCATAGGAGCAATGCTTGGGATCAGTGGCAGCATCTATCAACTAACGTTAAAGAATCCATTGGCTGATAGTTTTACTACCGGTGCCGCATCGTCTTCGGCATTAGGCGCTGTATTGGCCATTTCGTTGGGTGTTGGTGGCTATTGGATACCGGTATGTGCTTTCGCAACGGGCATGACAGGCTTATTGTTGGTGTATCGATTGTCGCAAACACAAGGTCGGATAAATCCTATCACTATGATTTTGGCTGGCGTGGTAATGAACATTATTGCTTCGGCAATAATCAGTTTCTCTAAGTATTACTTCGAAGATTCGCTTAATGCCATTGTCTATTGGCTTATGGGCGGGATTTTTTTAGTTACTTGGGATCGTTTATTGCTCTGTGTTTTGCTTTTTGGCGTTATTTATCTATATCTTCAACGGCGGTCAATGGAACTGAATATATTGGCTTTAGATGAACAATCAGCACAAAGTTTAGGTGTCGATGTTAAAAAGTTACGTTCGACTTCGTTTATTTTATCTACTTTGCTTGTCTCGGTTGCGGTGAGTTTTTCGGGCATTATCGGCTTTGTAGGCTTAATTGTGCCACATATTTCAAGAAGTTTGTTTGGAAGTGATATGAGGCACAACATTTTCTACTCGTCTGTATTGGGCAGTGGGTTACTGGTCTTGTCAGATGCATTCTCACGAGTGGTTATACCGGGTGGCGCAGAGCTTCCTGTCGGCATTGTGACCGCAGTGCTTGGAGGCATGTTCTTTTTCTATCTTTTGCAATCTCGTCGGGAGCATTTTTGGAATGGTTAATATAAAAGTTAACAACCTCATTTATCAACGTGGTGACTTTAGTTTATCGGTAGACAATTTAATGATTAAATCCGGTGAAAAGGTCGCACTTATGGGCGAAAACGGCTGCGGAAAGAGTACATTATTAGGATTGTTAACGGGTTTACTTGAACCTGAGTCTGGCAGTATTGTTTATGGGGATATGGCATTAAGCCAGTTATCTTTTCCTGCACGAGCAAAGACATTTTCATTGTTAGCACAATTTTCTGAGATTTCATTTCCTTTTACTGTCTTTGAGGTTGTTCGTTTGGGGTGTTATGCCCAAAATAGGTTAGGCGAGTTTAGTGCACAAGATGATGCCCGAACATTAGCATTGTTAGACTTGCTCGACATTCGCCATTATGCCGAACGAAGTTACGCCGAGTTGTCTGGGGGTGAGAAACGTCGAGTGATGCTTGCAAGGGTCTTGAATCAGAACACGCCAATTATTTATTTAGACGAACCTAACTCTAGTTTAGATGTTCGGCATACGCTGGATATATTTGCACATTTAACCAAGCTTAATGCCAGTGTAATTACTTCGGTGCACGATATTAATTTGGCATTACACCATTTCGACCGGTTTGTTTTTTTCAAAAATGGTCGATTACTTTATGACGTTAACCGCGCTGATGTCAGCGCTGAATTATTATCTGAGGTATATGATGTTTCGGTTTCTATTGATAATCGCAGCTTTAGCTTTTTCCACTAACAATTATGCCTACGAAAGAGTGGTGTTACTTGCCCCTGCAGCTGGAGACTTATTTATTCAGTTGCAACAGCAGCATAAAGTCGTTGGGGTTACTCGTAATAATGACGATTTTAAAGATGCACTTAAAATAGGTAGCCATATAAAGCCGAATATTGAATTGATTAAATCATTAAATCCCGATTTAATCATTATCGATTCGACTCGCTTTTTTAGTGATGAGATGGCGTCTTTATTAGGCGCAAAAACAGTCATTTATAATCCTGTAACCTTAAATGCTGTGTTAGAGCAAATTCATCATCTTGGCACCTTACTCGATTGCCCAAATCAAGCTAATGAGTTAGTCACTACATTAACTCAAGTACTGCAAAAAATTAAGCCTCTGGTCAAAAAACCTTCTGTAATTTACGAAGTCACTCAAATGCCCCTGACCATAGCGGGTAAAGGCAATATTGTCAGTGATATTATTCACTCTGCGGGCGGAGAATTAATGGCTCCTTCGACTCGTAAGCTGATTAAATTTAATGTGGAATCTGTGCTCGTTAGCCAGCCTGATTATTACCTTTATCAAATAGGTCCAATGAACCCCAATCCACAACCACCTGAAACACGCCAATTATATAAGATGTTACCGAGCAAGTTTATACAAGTTGAACAATTATCCTACTCTAGAGCCAATAGCCAATCTTTTTATATTGCTGCAGAATTAAATCGTCAATTTAACAAATCATAAGTTTTGATGTGATCTGTAGACGGTTATAGATCACAACTTGGTTTAACAATCTAAATTACTGATATTTCTCACACTGTTTTGCCAGCAATTAGTCCCTAAAATTAATCTTAGTTAAGGCGCCTTAAGGCGACTCTATTAGGTTATTAAAGCGATATTTACATCGATAATCACATCGGTAATTCCATCGTTTAATAATACCTATAAGAGTTAGGGGAACCAGATGAAATTTCTGGACTGTACCCGCAACTGTAAAAGATAAAGCGTAGATAAATACGCAGCTGAACTCAATACCACTGGCGCAAGCTGGGAAGGTGAGATTCAGTATAATCTTGAGCCAGGATACCCACTTTAACCATCATGATAAAAACTGGGCGGGCGTTCCTAGTGAGTTTATACCTCAGTGATAACAGCCCTTGATTCAGTACTCAATATTCGATGAATTGCTTGAGTTTTATAAAGACTCAATTTTAGGGTTAATTGTGGATATAACGTCAAAAAACTCACCGATGGAAGCTGATTTTCCTTCGCAAGTGACAAAGATAAAGAAAAGTCGAAATCGCAAGGAATTGCGAAAAGGCTATACTACAGGTGCCTGCGCAACTGCAGCTTCTTTAGGCGCATTATCTCAATTACTCACAAATGAATCTATATCAACTATTCAAATTACCTTACCAACAACTGAACAAGTCACGTTCAATTTGCAGACAATCTTACAGACTCCTCAACAAGTCACTTGTTATGTCATCAAAGATGCCGGTGATGACCCAGACTGTACCGACAAAGCACATATCACAACAACAGTCAGTTTAACCGACAAACCCGGTATAACATTTGTCGCAGGAAATGGCGTGGCCACTGTAACTTTACCCGGCTTAGAACTTGCTGTGGGCGAACCTGCAATTAATCCTGTGCCCCGTAAGATGATCCGAGAACATCTATTACCCTTACTTGCAAAATATAGTCAAGGTGGCGCAAGAGTAGAAATATCAGTGCCTAATGGCGAAAAGATGGCAGAAGAATCGATTGCAAAACGATTAGGACTCATTGGTGGCATTTCAATATTAGGTACTCGTGGAACCGTTTTCCCTTATTCAACCTCTGCGTATTCCGCTTCTATTAGACAAAATATCATGGTTGCCAAAGCACAAGGTCTAGACACTGTGTATCTCACCACCGGCAGCCGTACCGAAAAAGCTGCCATGGAATATTTTCCTCAACAACCAGAATTAGCCTTCGTTCAAGTGGGTGATTTTAGTGGTGTGGGGCTACGAGCGGCTGCCCGTTACGAAATGAAACATGTAGAACTTGTCACCATGATAGGTAAGTTGTGCAAGTTAACCGCAGGAAATATGTTGACCCATGTCAGTGGTAGGGCAATTAATTTCAACCATCTTGCAGACATCGCCGCCACTATGTGTAAAGAACAAGATGTAGATGCTATTCGTCATGCTTTAACAGGGCGGCATCTCCTGCAAATGAAACCGCCGTTACCTGATGCCTTCTTTGAACAAATTTGTTTAGTTGCTGCAAAACACTGCATAGCTTATGCACATCATTCATATCAATTTAGTTTGCGCCTGGTTGACTTTAACGGCGCAACAATCGCACGCGTGACTCTGGGAGAAAAACAATGACAGCTATGTCACAGATGACGACACAAGGCCGCCAAATAGAAAATGATTCTTTTTCTATTATCGATCATGAAATACAGACGTTTCACGGTGGTCACCACTTTTCTGACGGTGAGTGGAATGTGGTGAGAAGAGCCATTCATACCAGTGGTGATTTTGAATTTGCAACATTATATCAATTTAGTGATAAAGCGGTGGAAACAGGCGTTAACGCATTGAAAAATGGTTGTAATATTATTTCCGACGTTACCATGATTACCGCAGGGCTAAGCGCCCAACGCAAAGCCGTATTTGGTAACCAGGCTTATTGTTTTATTAGCAACGAAACCGTGATTGAACGTGCTAAGGCAAGTGGTTCTACAAGAGCAATAGAGTCTATGCGATATGCACGAGATCAAGGCTTGCTCGACGGCGCAATTATTGGTGTGGGTAATGCGCCAACTGCATTACTAGAGGTGCTTACCATGATCCAAGCGGGTGAAATAAAACCTGCACTCATTATTGGTATTCCAGTCGGTTTTGTTAAAGCCGTTGAGTCTAAACAATTACTCGTAGATCAAAACCAAGTTGACTATATAGCCTCTTTGGGCAGAAAAGGTGGCAGTCCTCTCGTTGTTTCTAGTATTCATGCATTATTAGTCGAGGCAGCTAAATGAGAGGTCAATTACGTTTAGTCG
This region of Shewanella livingstonensis genomic DNA includes:
- a CDS encoding ABC transporter ATP-binding protein — its product is MVNIKVNNLIYQRGDFSLSVDNLMIKSGEKVALMGENGCGKSTLLGLLTGLLEPESGSIVYGDMALSQLSFPARAKTFSLLAQFSEISFPFTVFEVVRLGCYAQNRLGEFSAQDDARTLALLDLLDIRHYAERSYAELSGGEKRRVMLARVLNQNTPIIYLDEPNSSLDVRHTLDIFAHLTKLNASVITSVHDINLALHHFDRFVFFKNGRLLYDVNRADVSAELLSEVYDVSVSIDNRSFSFFH
- a CDS encoding FecCD family ABC transporter permease; this encodes MKIICLACLVILSLIATLVGPHWINPFHMSGLDGDILTQLRVPRVLFAAVIGAMLGISGSIYQLTLKNPLADSFTTGAASSSALGAVLAISLGVGGYWIPVCAFATGMTGLLLVYRLSQTQGRINPITMILAGVVMNIIASAIISFSKYYFEDSLNAIVYWLMGGIFLVTWDRLLLCVLLFGVIYLYLQRRSMELNILALDEQSAQSLGVDVKKLRSTSFILSTLLVSVAVSFSGIIGFVGLIVPHISRSLFGSDMRHNIFYSSVLGSGLLVLSDAFSRVVIPGGAELPVGIVTAVLGGMFFFYLLQSRREHFWNG
- a CDS encoding cobalt-precorrin-5B (C(1))-methyltransferase, which gives rise to MDITSKNSPMEADFPSQVTKIKKSRNRKELRKGYTTGACATAASLGALSQLLTNESISTIQITLPTTEQVTFNLQTILQTPQQVTCYVIKDAGDDPDCTDKAHITTTVSLTDKPGITFVAGNGVATVTLPGLELAVGEPAINPVPRKMIREHLLPLLAKYSQGGARVEISVPNGEKMAEESIAKRLGLIGGISILGTRGTVFPYSTSAYSASIRQNIMVAKAQGLDTVYLTTGSRTEKAAMEYFPQQPELAFVQVGDFSGVGLRAAARYEMKHVELVTMIGKLCKLTAGNMLTHVSGRAINFNHLADIAATMCKEQDVDAIRHALTGRHLLQMKPPLPDAFFEQICLVAAKHCIAYAHHSYQFSLRLVDFNGATIARVTLGEKQ
- a CDS encoding precorrin-8X methylmutase, with the translated sequence MTAMSQMTTQGRQIENDSFSIIDHEIQTFHGGHHFSDGEWNVVRRAIHTSGDFEFATLYQFSDKAVETGVNALKNGCNIISDVTMITAGLSAQRKAVFGNQAYCFISNETVIERAKASGSTRAIESMRYARDQGLLDGAIIGVGNAPTALLEVLTMIQAGEIKPALIIGIPVGFVKAVESKQLLVDQNQVDYIASLGRKGGSPLVVSSIHALLVEAAK
- a CDS encoding ABC transporter ATP-binding protein, whose product is MSTSEVPLSINTPVLEGKSLHRSFGKRKAVDNASFCINRGDICAFLGPNGAGKTTLIKMLTGLISPDSGDILYDGHAHSTDRLALKQLIGVVPQHNNIDRELTPVENLTVHGLLYKMRGKALTHRINESLAFAELEEHRDIPSEKLSGGMKRKLVIARALMHNPKILFLDEPTVGLDPHSRRKMWDFLSKINKEFDCTIFLTTHYIEEAERMASRVIFIDRGKIIADSNVETLKQDLGSHVLEVGQDRRQEFFASRGHAMNRLAELAETVSIRQTTLEDAFLQMTGQRLVKNA
- a CDS encoding ABC transporter substrate-binding protein encodes the protein MMFRFLLIIAALAFSTNNYAYERVVLLAPAAGDLFIQLQQQHKVVGVTRNNDDFKDALKIGSHIKPNIELIKSLNPDLIIIDSTRFFSDEMASLLGAKTVIYNPVTLNAVLEQIHHLGTLLDCPNQANELVTTLTQVLQKIKPLVKKPSVIYEVTQMPLTIAGKGNIVSDIIHSAGGELMAPSTRKLIKFNVESVLVSQPDYYLYQIGPMNPNPQPPETRQLYKMLPSKFIQVEQLSYSRANSQSFYIAAELNRQFNKS
- a CDS encoding ABC transporter permease — translated: MLSGVVGIYYRETMVLRKKLLRVVMAAAVPPFLYLMAFGYGVGEGTSVNGVDYLTFLFPGLLAMASMNQSYNIATEINISRFYLKIFEEFLLAPNQRWQVVAAQVLYGMTRGLIPVGVIICYSVICGVSLHYSLGFVIALLMHLIAFSLMGFIVALKMRNHRDQASMTAFIITPMMFLSGTFFPVDQMPTIIQVVAAISPLTYSADLIRTALLNSGDFNFMSLIILIGFNLVLCAAALHIAERVET